The Paenibacillus swuensis genome contains the following window.
TTGCGCCAACGCATTGCCTTAGGACCCGTTGCCGTCCAGATTTTCGCCTCGGCATCCTTCACTTCGGCTTCATCCGCGAACTGATTCCAATAAAATATCCCAATGTTCCAGCCCGCGCTTACCCAGGCATCCGCTGTGTTCACGTTGACTCCATAGGAGGCATCGTTATGTAAGTAATTAAACGTTTCACGGAACGCCGTAGCGGTCGTATCCTTTTGCCAGCCATGCACATAAATGATTGTTGGTTTAGTTGGATTGTAATAAGGATTGCCAACCCCTGCGACCGCTTTCTGTGATACGTTGCCTGATCCATACCAATAAATGCCGTGATCCAGCGTAGTTCCGTCATACGCATTGGCAATGGGAAGAGCGGTAAAGAATAGGGCTGAAATCATAATCATTGAGAATAAACGCTTGATCATAAACTCTCTCCTTTGTAGTTTCTCTTGATGTAACCGTTTACATATTATCACGTTCTGCTAGAATTCACAATATAGCGAAGTCTGCTAATTTTCCGCACGCCTCTATGCGATCCAACTATATCAATCTATCATTGCGAAGCATACGATATGGTAGCTTTGAGAGGAGGATGCGAGTATGAGTTGTTGTAATCCTTGCCGTTGCAAGCGGCGTACAAAGAGAGTGGTACAACCTGTTAGACGTGCCAAAGGCCGGAAGAAAATCGGAACACGCCCTTCGGGTACAAATTCCCCGCTATACAACTACTTTGCGCGAACTTTTCCGCAGCACCTGAATTTATTCCCGGTTTATGCGAATCTGGTCGAGCGCGGGGCGAGTGTTTGCGAAGCGAATGAGATGATTCAATCAATGATTGTTCGAAATGGTACTTGCCAACACCGCTGCAGATAGGGATCGAACCGTAGAAAGCCGCAGTCACGTATGACTGCGGCTTTCTTTTGAATATCAGAAATTATAAGTTTGCCTGGTGGAGTAATTCCCGATACTGTTCCAAATCTGATGCGCGACATTCCATTTTCAACCGGGTGCCGTCCTCTTCGTAACTCGTTTCAGTGACATGGGCGTGTTCATTGAAGTAGGCAACGAGACGGCTTTGATCATAAGGGATGATCATCTCGCAATGTACATATTGTTGAAATACTTGATCGCGAATTACCTGGGCCATCTCATCTATTCCCCGATGTTCCCGGGCAGATAGGTAAACCGAGTCACCTTCGATTTGAGGGTAAGGATACTCCGTCAAATCCGCCTTATTATAAGCGATGATGACCGGTATTTCCGACGCTCCCAGCTCCTTCAACGTGTGCTTCGTAACTTCCATCTGCTTGGTGTACTCCGGACTTGACAGGTCCACAACGTGAATCAACAGATCGGCTTCGGCGACTTCCTCCAAGGTGGACCTAAAGGCTTTAACCAAATGGTGGGGCAACTGGCTGACAAAGCCGACAGTATCGGTGAGCAAGAACGATTTACGGTCGGGTAAGTTGATGTTTCGGACAGATGTCTCCAAGGTGGCGAACAACATGTCTTTGGCGAGTACTTGCTTGGTCGTTCCCCTGTTATATTGTTGCAAAATAGCATTCATCAAGCTGGATTTCCCCGCATTCGTATAGCCGACTAGACACACGACGGGAACTTCGTTCTTACGACGTTGCTTTCGTTGCGTTTGGCGCCGGGTTACGAGCATCTCCAGTTCGGCTTGCAACGCCGTAATTCGTTCTTCGATCCGGCGGCGGTCAAGCTCGCGTTTTGTTTCCCCGGAGCCTCGATTAATCATACCGGAACCGCCTCCTTGACGGCCCAATGACGTACGAAGTCCCACTAATCGGGGTAGCATATATTGAAGCTGAGCAATTTCTACTTGAAGTTGGGATTCCCTTGTTTGCGCGCGTTCCGCGAAAATTTCAAGAATCAGAACCGTGCGGTCTATAACTTTACAGTCAAGAGAAGATTCCAGATTGCGAATCTGGGAAGGGGTCAGCTCATCGTTACTGATGACGAGGGAAGCGCCCTTTTCTTCAATAAGCTCAGATAGCTCTTGAATCTTTCCCTTGCCGATATAAGTGGAGGGAACGATCCGCGTGACTTTCTGGGTGAGCTCGCCTGCCAACTCGATATGGCATGCTTCCGCAAGGTTGCTTAATTCTTCCATGGCATATGCAAAATCAGGCCGGTTCGCAAGGTGAACCCCCATGATTATCGCTTTCTCTTTAAGTTGTTCCATTCTTCATCATCCTCTTTATATAGATTTAAAACAAAATAAACAACACAAGCCTGAGCTTGTGTTGTCCGTGGTCGAGGACATGATCGATCCAGACGGTTGCAATAAAACAGAGCATGCCAGGAAACATGAGGAACATGCGCCTAGTTTCTAGCTGTTTGGTTGATTTCCGAATGGATGAACAATTCAGGGGTAGATATGGACAAACTTATCCTGAGTCCTCTGTACACGGACAGAGTCTTGAGCGCTAGATTAGCGACGCAAAAATCGAACTCGGATAAAATTGTACACACGTAGCCCCTCCGTTCCTTAAAGTAATTCGATCTTACCATGTTGAAACACCGCTCTGCATGTTGAAGAATCGTTATAATGATCTTTTACCAACCGAAATCTAACGTTTTTCCCGTTTCCACATAGGTCTTCAGATTGCTTAGAATCATCCACCAGCTCTTTTCCGTGCTCTCGCGAGAGGGATGGTTCTCCGTCCACTGATCGTTAATCAGCGTCAGCTTCGTACACTGGCCAACCGTCTCTAACATGAAGGTGATGCGGGATTGCAGCTCCTCGTGATTCTCCCTATAAGATGGACCCGGGTGCTCCAGTAAGCTAAGTTGTACATTCGGTTCATACGCAAGAATTGTGCCGTATACATGAACGGTATCTTCTCCTTCATTCCCGGGGCCAACATAAGCATACGAATCACCCACGTTGAAATCCGATTTCAGCACACTGCCGAATAGTAAAGCCTTCGTACCTTCCGTGGAAATCAGCGCGTGCCAGACGTCCTCCCGCGTTGCATTGATATAAAACTCGTATCTTAAATCCATGTTCATTGCCTCCTATTTTCATATCGTTGTAGGATTCCGCCTTATTTGATATGTTCGTATAAGAAGTATATTCATTATTTTCCAGATTGTATTGTAAAAACGCGACATCCCTTTCAGATGAGGAGCAGTGATAGAATATGGCGCAAGGAAACAAACCGAACATGGGGATCCTTCATAGGCAAGAGGGTGAACGAAATTTCCGGCTTATGCGATATACTCCCTCCGAAGAGGTCGGACGCTTTGTGATGCATTATTGGACCGTTAGCTGGAATTTAGAAGGGCAACCTCCTTATGAACAACATGTCGTGCCCAATCCATGTGTCAACTTGGTGGTGGAGCGCGGGAGAACAGCGGTGTATGGGCCGGGTAAAGAGAAGTTTGCCTATCATCTTGCCGGTCAAGGCCGAGTGTTCGGGGTGAAGTTTAAACCCGGCGGGTTCTACCCTTTCACGCGTAAATCAGTCAGTGGTCTATCGGATGAGCCCCAGTCTGTGAAGGAAGTACTCGGGATTGATGCCATAGATTTAGAACAAATTATTCTTAACGATCCGAGTGAAGAGAGCATGGTACGGAAAATGGAAAATCTGTTGATCCACAAGCTTCCGCCTTGGGACGAAACCGTGGAACACATCACCAACATCGTGGAAATAGTGGCCCGGAGCCGTGAAGTTACGAGAGTGGATACGCTGTGTGAAACAGTCCATATGAACGTGAGAACGTTGCAACGCCTCTTCGAGCAGTACGTCGGGGTTAGCCCGAAGTGGGTTATTCAACTTTATCGATTGCAAAATGCGGCAGAACAGCTAGAACGCGATGTGCTTATAGACTGGATCTCTGTTGCTGCGGATCTGGGATATTATGATCAGTCCCATTTCATTAAAGATTTCAGAACGGTAATCGGGCAAACGCCAGAGGAATATATGAGAGCGATAAATGTAAGTAAATAATAAACCCGTTAATGTTTCGACATTTTCTTACAAAAACAACGCATTATGACTTACAAATTATTACAAATTTTTCATCGGATTTATTGTACGATATGACTAAAGAGATACATACAAAGAACTACTTCGTGGAACTTTCTACATCATTTTGTCAAAAAACGGAGGGTTAACATGATAAAGGTTGTAGTCATTGATTCATATCCTTTAGTCAGACGGGGACTCATTGCAGTGTTATCGACGGAATCCGATATTGTATTGGCCGGTGAGGGAGAGACGGAAGAAGAAGCGTACAACTTGTTAGAGACCGCGAAGCCGGATATTTGTATCATGAACAACAAGCTTAATGATCGATGCGGATTACAGTTGATTAAAGAGTTCAAGGAACGCGGTATAACAACCAAGTTTATTTATCTGACATCCATGATGACAAGCGATCAACTGAGCGCGGCGGAACTGATTATGGTCGATGGATATGTGATGAAGGAAGCTTTACCGGAAGAGCTGTTATATGCGATTCGCTTGCTTCAGCGGGGGCGAAGATATTACGATCCGAGCCTGATGGAGATCAAGGTGAGAAAAGATATATATCCGTTCGAAGAGTTGACATTCAAGGAGAAGGAAGTGCTAGGCCTGCTGGGACTTGGTCTGAATAATAAGGAAATCGCGGTGAGACTGTTCGTCTCGGAATATACGGTCAAGAAGCACGTTAGCCAAGTATTGGCGAAGTTAAGATTGCCGGATCGTACACAAGCCGCCTTATATGCCAATTCCAAAGGCATCGTCAGATACGGAAGAATTTCATAGCATTACGAGTAGAGAGGAAACTGTCCGAGCGTCTTGATGACGAGCGGGCAGTTTTTTTGTTGTTTGAGGGGAGTTTGTATGGTACTAAAGTATACCCCAAGGTAGTCTATTGGCTACCCTTAAAGCTGCTACACGGAAAGTATATGACTCTTAAGTTCCAGAATAAGCGCGCGGTTTTAACACAAAAAGTAGCCACGAGAGGGACGCGAGTCTGAGTCGCAGTCGGTAGAATGAAACCATGAACACAAGGGAACACACGACCGAGAGTCGGATGCTCAGGGGGTACACGATTTTGAGAAAGTCGAGATGTTCACGTCACCAAAGGAACCATCATCGAATGATCCGGTCGATGACCTGTTTAACCATCGCAGCCGTAACGCTGAGTCCGTTGCCGCCGTCGACCTATGCGCTGCTAACATCCTCCGTGGAAGTGACAGGCAATCATTTCTCTTCCGCTTTCGTTTTCCCCCAGACGGTTAACGATCTCGCAGTAGCTTCCGAATTGTTCAGGGCGGATGCGGAGGCAAGGATCGGGCAAGCTACCGAGCTTTACGATCAATTGCTGCGAGCGGAGAGTTTAGAAGCCGGCGAGAACATATGGACGGAACTCAGCGAATTGTTAATGAAGGTAATCGAATCCGTTGCATCGACACGCGCAGACTTGCTTCTGCTCTCTGAGTATCATAATCAGGCCCAGGGGGAATTGAGTTCAGCGAAGTCGGATTATGAGGAACTTGTGAACCAGATCGGTGAGGAAGCTGATCTCTACGAGACTTCAGCGTTAACAAGCTTAGAGACGAAGATGCACTCAGCGGAGCGGGTTGCGGCATATGTAATGAGCGCCTATGAACGCGGGGAAATCAGTACAGGAAGTATAAATGAATCTGTGAACCATGCGGAACATCTGATGATACAAGCTGAACAACAGTTGGAAGAGCTTCGGGCCAACGAGGAAAAGCAAGCCGTCACTAAAGTAGATGGGGAGCAAGAAGTTGAAGAGAAGCACAAGGATGTTGCCTCTGGTCAAGTACCTGATGCAGATGCAAATAATGACGAGCAAGCTGCTCAACCTCAGGGTGAATCGCCGGAACAGCCGTCTGATGAAAACCCGGCACAACATCCGGAAGAAAAACCGGTACAGCCGTCTGGTGAAACACAGGTACCGCCCACAGGTGAACTACCGGTACAGCAGCCGGATGAAAAACCGCCGGAGGCAGCAGGACAACCTACTCAGGAACTTACTGAAAGTATGGAAAGTATGAAGGGAGCGGAATAACATGTCCGAGCTCGTACGGCATAGGAAAGAAAAGCCCGGTGTTTGGCGAAGGATTGCTAAAGTATTCAGCAATCTGATCACGATCCTCTTAGTGCTGCTGTTCACAGTTGTCATCGTATTCTCAGTTTCTTCCCGTATTTCCGGGGGAGCGCCTCAGTTGTTGGGATATGAAATCATGACCGTGCTGTCCGGTTCGATGGAACCCGGTATTCAAACAGGATCTGTCATTGCCTTGAAACCGGTGGAGAATGCGGAGGGTTTTAAATCAGGGGATGTCATTACTTTTAGATCACCGGAAGATCAGAACATCATCATTACCCATCGAATTCAGGAGGTACAGTCTGTCAACGGGGCGGTTCAATACATCACAAAGGGCGATAACAACGATGCCCAAGATGCGCAGCCGATCCCTTCTGACCATATTATTGCATCCTATGTGAATTTCACCATTCCATGGCTGGGATATCTCTTCACGTTTATTAAATCCACCGCGGGTGTGGTGCTTCTGATGATTGTCCCGGGAGCGTTGCTGATTCTTTGGCAGATGGCGAACCTGTACCGAACGATTTCCAGAATGGAAGATACCAAAGAGGCCGTTCCGGCCGTAGAAACCAAGTAATGTGTTTACCGATCTTCGTGGCTGGCAGTGCGACCTGTCAGCCATGAAGATTCAATATAAGATCCCTGTAAGGGACAAAATTCGAGGAGGAAATGAACATGAGTTTGAAAAAACAATTAGGTTTGGCTATGGTTACAACAGCATTGGGCGCAACACTGGTAGCAGGCGGATCTTTCGCACTGTTCACGAGCTCGGCTCAGAATACAGGCAACACGTTTGCATCCGGTACCGTCAAAGTGAGCTTGGACAAGCCTGAGGGTACGAAGTATTTTGACATTTCCAATATCGCACCGGGCGACAACGGGTCTACTCAACTTACCGTAACGAACGGCGGTTCCCTGGAATTGCGTTATGATCTGGCTCAGAACCTCACCGGCGATCTTGCATGGGGTACGGACGGAGTAAAGATTACGATTAAAGACAGCGCGGGCAATGTGATTGTTCCGGGCGACAACAACCGTGTGCTGGCACCTGCTGCAAGTGAAGTGCTGACTGTGAAGTGGGAGCTTCCGCTGGCCGCTGACGACAGATATCAGAACAAGACTGCACAACTGG
Protein-coding sequences here:
- the hflX gene encoding GTPase HflX, coding for MEQLKEKAIIMGVHLANRPDFAYAMEELSNLAEACHIELAGELTQKVTRIVPSTYIGKGKIQELSELIEEKGASLVISNDELTPSQIRNLESSLDCKVIDRTVLILEIFAERAQTRESQLQVEIAQLQYMLPRLVGLRTSLGRQGGGSGMINRGSGETKRELDRRRIEERITALQAELEMLVTRRQTQRKQRRKNEVPVVCLVGYTNAGKSSLMNAILQQYNRGTTKQVLAKDMLFATLETSVRNINLPDRKSFLLTDTVGFVSQLPHHLVKAFRSTLEEVAEADLLIHVVDLSSPEYTKQMEVTKHTLKELGASEIPVIIAYNKADLTEYPYPQIEGDSVYLSAREHRGIDEMAQVIRDQVFQQYVHCEMIIPYDQSRLVAYFNEHAHVTETSYEEDGTRLKMECRASDLEQYRELLHQANL
- a CDS encoding response regulator transcription factor — encoded protein: MIKVVVIDSYPLVRRGLIAVLSTESDIVLAGEGETEEEAYNLLETAKPDICIMNNKLNDRCGLQLIKEFKERGITTKFIYLTSMMTSDQLSAAELIMVDGYVMKEALPEELLYAIRLLQRGRRYYDPSLMEIKVRKDIYPFEELTFKEKEVLGLLGLGLNNKEIAVRLFVSEYTVKKHVSQVLAKLRLPDRTQAALYANSKGIVRYGRIS
- a CDS encoding helix-turn-helix domain-containing protein, with protein sequence MAQGNKPNMGILHRQEGERNFRLMRYTPSEEVGRFVMHYWTVSWNLEGQPPYEQHVVPNPCVNLVVERGRTAVYGPGKEKFAYHLAGQGRVFGVKFKPGGFYPFTRKSVSGLSDEPQSVKEVLGIDAIDLEQIILNDPSEESMVRKMENLLIHKLPPWDETVEHITNIVEIVARSREVTRVDTLCETVHMNVRTLQRLFEQYVGVSPKWVIQLYRLQNAAEQLERDVLIDWISVAADLGYYDQSHFIKDFRTVIGQTPEEYMRAINVSK
- the sipW gene encoding signal peptidase I SipW, translated to MSELVRHRKEKPGVWRRIAKVFSNLITILLVLLFTVVIVFSVSSRISGGAPQLLGYEIMTVLSGSMEPGIQTGSVIALKPVENAEGFKSGDVITFRSPEDQNIIITHRIQEVQSVNGAVQYITKGDNNDAQDAQPIPSDHIIASYVNFTIPWLGYLFTFIKSTAGVVLLMIVPGALLILWQMANLYRTISRMEDTKEAVPAVETK
- a CDS encoding SRPBCC domain-containing protein; the protein is MDLRYEFYINATREDVWHALISTEGTKALLFGSVLKSDFNVGDSYAYVGPGNEGEDTVHVYGTILAYEPNVQLSLLEHPGPSYRENHEELQSRITFMLETVGQCTKLTLINDQWTENHPSRESTEKSWWMILSNLKTYVETGKTLDFGW
- a CDS encoding TasA family protein, whose translation is MSLKKQLGLAMVTTALGATLVAGGSFALFTSSAQNTGNTFASGTVKVSLDKPEGTKYFDISNIAPGDNGSTQLTVTNGGSLELRYDLAQNLTGDLAWGTDGVKITIKDSAGNVIVPGDNNRVLAPAASEVLTVKWELPLAADDRYQNKTAQLGLTVNAEQTKNNQ